In Drosophila subpulchrella strain 33 F10 #4 breed RU33 chromosome 3R, RU_Dsub_v1.1 Primary Assembly, whole genome shotgun sequence, the following are encoded in one genomic region:
- the LOC119562961 gene encoding insulin-like growth factor 1 receptor — translation MGHLLPIPIPIPIPLFLLILGVVWPVFGGSDDQSTACESLEINNIADFRKLENCTHVVGHIRLAYVDLTALAGNYSFESLATNVTEISDYLMVYRCIGLITLQSIFPRLQIIRGRTLLFDEYGLVVYENRNLREVGLVELLRIQKGSIRIESNPQLCFVETVDWVYLMGNSTQQHFSLKHNRPPSQCPLCGSLTAEFDIEKNSSEKCWNVNTPQLRLRPPRSDDCPKSCGQNGCDKAGKCCDRNCVTGCYSQNCSLCGNMQGKTGCVNQCIGSYEINKRKCIIAKECRDLGRIPLIRGGQCVKKCPGNQKEVPDAKGAISCQVDCKGDFHIKSASDLEDLQDCVTINGSLTIELTNIKEKIVEALEYALVSVKEITGYLKVIHSAQLMSLTFLQNLDAIRGDRLVENKYALYVVNNYHLEHIWPPNHQVIIQRGMLFFHLNPRLCYEKIHQLQSSLKSGENISVADVSPNSNGERVICGDGVRSLTPKVEDLNSTAVRIILDYMDWEGMETLIGYSYYYKEAPLQNVTMYDGRHGCGHDNWLMDVSPNKSRRHVISGLKPYTQYAYFVKTLTRTEYHIQMDAYSKIGYFQTLPDRSSPVVRIFGNSETSSQILVNWWPPRRPNGIISKYIVFSEKHNSTKEEKEKNFLNSDTSNIKDLECECVDVQPYDSGPQPDDEDYYNKEQITYEDALPNLIYVSRYHINRRKEFEKVFDYEHLLSLKKEEEPPTPAPTTPAPTNETIEKEKKAALTYERYRLKSEKRQRNLQDLDQEKYRIRHAPPKCQNSRASVVQQVEDKCIVEEPLDGIEVRANQHSYHFTQLEPETFYRITVRACVEGVINGCSTPAEYLIKTGSLPFE, via the exons ATGGGGCATCTGCTCCCGAtcccgattccgattccgatccCGCTGTTTTTGCTGATTCTCGGCGTCGTGTGGCCGGTTTTCGGCGGATCCGATGACCAGAGTACCGCCTGTGAATCGctggaaataaataatattgcgGATTTCCGGAAACTGGAGAACTGTACGCACGTGGTGGGTCACATACGACTGGCCTATGTGGATCTGACAGCTCTAGCCGGCAACTATAGCTTCGAATCGCTGGCCACCAATGTCACCGAGATCAGTGATTATCTAATGGTGTATCGTTGCATTGGACTTATCACCCTCCAGTCGATATTCCCCCGACTGCAGATCATTCGGGGTCGCACCCTTCTGTTCGATGAGTACGGCCTGGTGGTCTACGAGAATCGGAACCTCCGGGAGGTCGGTCTCGTGGAGCTGTTGCGCATCCAGAAGGGCTCCATTCGCATCGAATCGAATCCCCAGCTGTGCTTCGTGGAAACCGTCGACTGGGTGTACCTGATGGGCAATTCAACTCAGCAGCACTTTTCTTTAAAA CACAACAGACCACCCAGCCAGTGTCCTTTGTGTGGCAGCTTGACAGCGGAGTTCGACATTGAGAAGAACTCCTCGGAGAAGTGCTGGAATGTGAACACCCCACAACTTCGTCTCCGACCACCACGCTCCGATGACTGCCCCAAGTCGTGTGGACAGAACGGATGCGATAAGGCGGGAAAGTGTTGCGATCGCAACTGTGTCACTGGATGCTACTCCCAAAACTGCTCCCTATGTGGCAATATGCAGGGAAAAACGGGCTGTGTGAATCAGTGTATCGGCTCCTACGAAATTAACAAGAGAAAGTGCATCATCGCCAAGGAGTGTCGGGACCTGGGGAGGATTCCCCTGATACGGGGCGGGCAGTGTGTGAAGAAATGCCCCGGAAATCAGAAGGAGGTTCCGGACGCCAAGGGCGCGATCTCTTGTCAGGTGGACTGTAAGGGCGATTTCCATATTAAGAGCGCTTCGGACTTGGAGGATCTGCAGGACTGTGTGACCATCAATGGTTCGCTGACTATTGAACTGACAAATATAAAGG AGAAAATAGTAGAAGCTTTGGAATATGCCTTGGTCAGTGTTAAAGAGATCACTGGCTATCTGAAAGTTATACATTCTGCCCAGCTTATGTCACTCACATTTCTGCAGAATTTGGATGCCATAAGAGGCGATAGGCTGGTGGAAAACAA ATACGCTCTCTATGTGGTCAACAACTACCATTTGGAGCACATCTGGCCACCCAATCACCAGGTGATCATTCAGCGCGGCATGCTCTTCTTCCACCTGAATCCCCGCCTGTGCTACGAAAAAATCCACCAGTTGCAGAGTTCCCTGAAAAGCGGGGAGAATATATCTGTGGCAGATGTATCCCCCAATTCGAACGGCGAACGCGTGATTTGTGGCGATGGAGTGCGGTCCCTCACCCCGAAAGTGGAGGATTTGAATTCCACTGCGGTACGCATTATCCTGGACTATATGGACTGGGAGGGAATGGAAACGCTAATAGGATATTCGTATTACTACAAGGAAGCCCCACTGCAGAACGTGACTATGTACGATGGTCGGCATGGTTGCGGTCATGACAA CTGGCTGATGGATGTTTCGCCCAACAAGAGTCGACGTCATGTGATAAGCGGCCTGAAGCCCTACACACAGTATGCTTATTTTGTGAAGACCCTCACCAGAACCGAATACCATATTCAAATGGACGCCTACTCAAAAATAGGTTACTTCCAAACGTTACCCGATAGGTCAAGTCCAGTGGTTCGGATATTTGGCAACTCGGAAACTAGTTCCCAAATT CTCGTTAACTGGTGGCCACCCAGACGTCCAAACGGAATCATTTCGAAATATATTGTATTCTCTGAGAAGCACAATAGCACCAAGgaggaaaaggaaaaaaattttttgaattcgGACACCTCAAATATTAAAGACTTGGAGTGTGAGTGCGTTGATGTACAGCCCTACGATTCGGGTCCTCAGCCGGATGACGAGGACTATTACAATAAGGAGCAGATAACCTATGAAGATGCATTGCCCAACCTCATTTATGTTTC GCGTTATCACATAAATCGTCGAAAGGAATTTGAAAAGGTGTTCGACTACGAGCATCTTTTGTCCCTCAAGAAGGAGGAAGAGCCCCCCACTCCGGCGCCAACAACTCCAGCTCCCACAAATGAAACCATTGAAAAGGAGAAGAAGGCTGCTTTAACCTACGAGAGATATCGCTTGAAAAGCGAAAAAAGGCAGCGGAACCTCCAGGATTTGGACCAGGAAAAGTATCGGATCCGTCACGCCCCGCCCAAATGCCAGAATTCCAGGGCCTCGGTCGTCCAGCAAGTGGAGGATAAATGCATAGTCGAGGAGCCCTTGGATGGCATCGAGGTGCGGGCCAATCAGCACTCCTACCATTTCACCCAGCTGGAACCGGAAACCTTTTACAGGATCACAGTACGCGCCTGTGTCGAGGGCGTGATCAACGGCTGCTCCACTCCGGCGGAATATCTGATCAAGACTGGGAGCCTCCCGTTCGAATGA